In Panthera leo isolate Ple1 chromosome B3, P.leo_Ple1_pat1.1, whole genome shotgun sequence, a single genomic region encodes these proteins:
- the PCK2 gene encoding phosphoenolpyruvate carboxykinase [GTP], mitochondrial, which yields MAAVYRPGLRLSWPGLSPWGWSSWRSIQTLRVLSGDLSQLPAGVRDFVERSARLCQPEGIHICDGTEAENTATLALLEKQGLIRKLPKYNNCWLARTDPKDVARVESKTVIVTPSQRDTVPLPAGGARGQLGNWMSPAEFQQAVDERFPGCMQGRTMYVLPFSMGPVGSPLSRIGVQLTDSAYVVASMRIMTRLGTPVLQALGDGNFVKCLHSVGQPLTGQGEPVSHWPCNPEKTLIGHVPDQREIVSFGSGYGGNSLLGKKCFALRIASRLARDEGWLAEHMLILGITNPAGKKRYVAAAFPSACGKTNLAMMRPALPGWKVECVGDDIAWMRFDSDGRLRAINPENGFFGVAPGTSATTNPNAMATIQSNTLFTNVAETSDGGVYWEGIDQPLPPGVTVTSWLGKPWKPGDKEPCAHPNSRFCAPARQCPIMDPAWEAPEGVPIDAIIFGGRRPKGVPLVYEAFNWRHGVFVGSAMRSESTAAAEHKGKVIMHDPFAMRPFFGYNFGRYLEHWLSMEERKGARLPRIFHVNWFRRDEAGHFLWPGFGENARVLDWICRRLEGEDSARETPIGLVPKEGALDLSGLGAIDTTQLFSLPKDFWEQEVRDIRSYLTEQVNQDLPKEVLAELEALEGRVRRM from the exons ATGGCTGCTGTGTACCGCCCCGGCCTGCG GCTTAGCTGGCCTGGGCTGAGCCCCTGGGGCTGGTCATCATGGCGCAGCATCCAGACCCTACGAGTACTCAGTGGAGATCTGAGCCAGCTGCCCGCTGGAGTTCGAGACTTTGTGGAGCGCAGTGCCCGCCTGTGCCAACCAGAGGGCATCCACATCTGTGATGGCACCGAGGCTGAGAACACTGCCACATTGGCCCTACTGGAAAAGCAGGGACTTATCCGAAAGCTCCCCAAGTACAACAACTG CTGGCTGGCCCGCACAGACCCCAAGGATGTGGCACGAGTAGAGAGCAAGACAGTGATTGTAACTCCTTCTCAACGGGACACAGTGCCCCTCCCGGCTGGTGGGGCCCGTGGGCAGCTAGGCAACTGGATGTCCCCAGCTGAGTTCCAGCAAGCTGTGGATGAGAGGTTTCCAGGCTGCATGCAGG GCCGAACCATGTATGTGCTTCCATTCAGCATGGGTCCCGTGGGCTCCCCACTGTCCCGAATCGGAGTGCAGCTCACTGATTCGGCCTACGTGGTGGCAAGCATGCGCATCATGACCCGGCTGGGGACGCCTGTGCTTCAGGCCCTGGGAGATGGCAACTTTGTCAAGTGTCTGCACTCTGTGGGCCAGCCCCTGACTGGGCAAG GGGAGCCGGTGAGCCATTGGCCATGCAACCCAGAGAAAACCCTGATTGGCCACGTGCCTGACCAGAGAGAGATCGTCTCCTTCGGCAGCGGCTATGGCGGCAACTCCTTGCTGGGCAAGAAGTGCTTTGCCCTTCGCATCGCCTCTCGGCTGGCCCGGGATGAGGGCTGGCTGGCGGAGCACATGCTG ATCCTGGGTATCACCAACCCCGCAGGGAAGAAGCGCTATGTGGCAGCCGCCTTCCCCAGCGCCTGCGGCAAGACTAACCTGGCCATGATGCGGCCAGCACTGCCAGGCTGGAAAGTGGAGTGTGTGGGGGATGACATTGCCTGGATGAGGTTTGACAGTGACG GTCGACTCCGGGCCATCAACCCTGAGAATGGCTTCTTCGGCGTGGCCCCTGGCACCTCTGCCACCACTAATCCCAATGCCATGGCCACAATCCAGAGTAACACTCTTTTCACCAATGTGGCTGAGACCAGTGATGGTGGAGTGTACTGGGAGGGCATTGACCAGCCTCTTCCACCTGGTGTCACTGTGACCTCCTGGCTGGGAAAACCCTGGAAACCTG GAGACAAGGAGCCCTGTGCACATCCCAACTCTCGCTTTTGTGCCCCGGCTCGCCAGTGCCCCATCATGGACCCAGCCTGGGAGGCCCCTGAGGGTGTCCCCATTGATGCCATCATCTTTGGAGGCCGCAGACCCAAAG GAGTACCCTTGGTATATGAGGCCTTCAACTGGCGCCACGGGGTGTTTGTAGGCAGTGCTATGCGCTCTGAGTCCACTGCTGCAGCTGAACACAAAG ggaAGGTCATCATGCACGACCCATTTGCCATGCGGCCCTTTTTTGGCTACAACTTTGGGCGCTACCTAGAACACTGGCTGAGCATGGAGGAGCGCAAGGGGGCCCGGCTACCCCGCATCTTCCACGTCAACTGGTTCCGGCGGGATGAGGCGGGCCACTTCCTGTGGCCAGGCTTTGGAGAGAATGCTCGGGTGCTAGACTGGATCTGCCGGCGGCTAGAGGGGGAGGACAGTGCCCGAGAGACGCCCATCGGGCTGGTGCCAAAGGAAGGTGCCTTGGATCTCAGTGGTCTGGGAGCCATAGATACCACACAGCTATTCTCACTCCCCAAGGACTTCTGGGAACAGGAGGTGCGTGACATTCGGAGCTACCTGACAGAGCAAGTCAATCAGGATCTGCCCAAGGAGGTGTTGGCTGAACTGGAGGCCCTGGAGGGACGTGTGCGCAGAATGTGA
- the NRL gene encoding neural retina-specific leucine zipper protein, producing MALPPSPLAMEYVNDFDLMKFEVKREPSEGRSGPPTASLGSTPYSSVPPSPTFSDPGMVGATEAPRPGLEELYWLATLQQQLGAGEALGLSPEEAVELLQGQGPVPVEGPHSYYPGSPEETGAQHAQLAERFSDAALVSMSVRELNRQLRGCGRDEALRLKQRRRTLKNRGYAQACRSKRLQQRRGLEAERARLAAQLDALRAEVARLARERDLYKARCDRLTSSGPGAGDHAHFFL from the exons ATGGCACTGCCTCCCAGCCCCCTGGCTATGGAATACGTCAATGACTTTGACTTGATGAAATTTGAGGTAAAGCGGGAACCCTCTGAGGGGCGATCTGGCCCCCCAACAGCCTCACTGGGCTCCACACCCTACAGCTCAGTGCCTCCTTCACCCACCTTCAGTGATCCAGGCATGGTGGGGGCCACTGAGGCCCCCCGGCCAGGCCTGGAGGAGCTGTACTGGCTGGCCACCTTGCAGCagcagctgggggctggggaggcactGGGCCTGAGTCCTGAAGAGGCTGTTGAGCTGCTGCAGGGTCAGGGGCCAGTCCCTGTTGAGGGGCCCCACAGCTACTACCCAGGAAGCCCGGAGGAGACAGGAGCCCAGCATGCCCAG ctGGCGGAGCGGTTTTCGGACGCGGCGCTGGTGTCGATGTCTGTGCGGGAGCTAAACCGGCAGCTGCGGGGCTGCGGGCGCGACGAGGCGCTGCGGCTGAAGCAGAGGCGCCGCACGCTGAAAAACCGCGGTTACGCGCAGGCCTGCCGCTCCAAGCGGCTGCAGCAGCGGCGGGGGCTAGAGGCTGAGCGCGCCCGCCTGGCCGCCCAGCTGGACGCGCTGCGGGCCGAGGTGGCCCGCCTGGCCAGGGAGCGCGACCTCTACAAGGCTCGCTGTGACCGGCTGACCTCGAGCGGCCCCGGGGCCGGGGACCACGCCCACTTCTTCCTCTGA
- the CPNE6 gene encoding copine-6, whose product MSDPEMGWVPEPPAMTLGASRVELRVSCHGLLDRDTLTKPHPCVLLKLYSDEQWVEVEHTEVLRSCSSPVFSRVLALEYFFEEKQPLQFHVFDAEDGATSPRNDTFLGSTECTLGQIVSQTKVTKPLLLKNGKTAGKSTITIVAEEVSGTNDYVQLTFRAHKLDNKDLFSKSDPFMEIYKTNGDQSDQLVWRTEVVKNNLNPSWEPFRLSLHSLCSCDVHRPLKFLVYDYDSSGKHDFIGEFTSTFQEMQEGTANPGQEMQWDCINPKYRDKKKNYKSSGTVVLAQCTVEKVHTFLDYIMGGCQISFTVAIDFTASNGDPRSSQSLHCLSPRQPNHYLQALRAVGGICQDYDSDKRFPAFGFGARIPPNFEVSHDFAINFDPENPECEEISGVIASYRRCLPQIQLYGPTNVAPIINRVAEPAQREQSTGQATKYSVLLVLTDGVVSDMAETRTAIVRASRLPMSIIIVGVGNADFSDMRLLDGDDGTLRCPRGVPAARDIVQFVPFRDFKDAAPSALAKCVLAEVPRQVVEYYASQGISPGAPRPCTPATTPSPSP is encoded by the exons ATGTCGGACCCTGAGATGGGATGGGTGCCTGAGCCCCCAGCCATGACGCTGGGGGCCTCGCGGGTGGAGCTGCGGGTGTCCTGCCATGGCCTCTTGGACCGAGACACACtcaccaagccccacccctgcGTGCTGCTCAAGCTCTACTCTGATGAGCAGTGGGTGGAG GTGGAGCACACAGAGGTGCTACGCTCCTGCTCCAGCCCTGTCTTCTCTCGGGTGCTGGCCCTCGAGTACTTTTTTGAGGAGAAGCAGCCCCTGCAGTTCCACGTGTTTGACGCTGAGGATGGAGCCACTAGCCCCCGCAATGACACCTTCCTCGGCTCTACAGAATGCACCTTGGGCCAG ATTGTGTCACAAACCAAGGTCACTAAGCCATTGCTGCTGAAGAATGGGAAGACTGCGGGCAAGTCCACCATCACG ATTGTGGCTGAGGAGGTATCTGGCACCAATGACTATGTACAACTCACCTTCAGAGCCCACAAGCTGGACAACAAG GATCTGTTCAGCAAATCTGACCCTTTCATGGAGATCTATAAGACCAATGGGGACCAGAGTGACCAGCTCGTCTGGAGGACGGAG GTGGTGAAGAACAACCTGAATCCCAGCTGGGAGCCATTCCGCCTGTCCCTGCACTCCCTATGCAGCTGTGATGTCCACCGGCCTCTCAAG TTCCTGGTGTATGACTATGACTCGAGCGGGAAGCATGACTTCATCGGCGAGTTCACCAGCACATTCCAGGAGATGCAGGAAGGAACGGCAAACCCTGGGCAGGAG ATGCAGTGGGACTGTATCAACCCCAAGTACCGGGACAAGAAGAAGAACTACAAGAGCTCGGGGACCGTGGTACTGGCCCAGTGCACG GTGGAGAAGGTGCACACCTTCCTGGATTATATCATGGGCGGCTGCCAGATCAGCTTCACG GTGGCCATCGACTTCACGGCCTCCAACGGGGACCCAAGGAGCAGTCAGTCCCTACACTGCCTCAGCCCCCGCCAGCCCAACCACTACCTTCAAGCCCTGCGTGCAGTGGGAGGCATCTGCCAAGACTATGACAG TGATAAACGGTTTCCAGCATTTGGCTTTGGGGCTCGGATCCCCCCCAACTTCGAG GTGTCCCATGACTTTGCTATCAACTTTGACCCGGAAAACCCTGAATGTGAAG AGATCTCGGGGGTCATCGCCTCCTACCGACGGTGCCTACCCCAGATCCAGCTCTATGGCCCCACCAACGTGGCCCCCATCATCAACCGCGTGGCGGAGCCAGCTCAGCGAGAGCAGAGCACCGGCCAAGCCACG AAGTACTCGGTGCTGCTGGTGCTCACCGACGGCGTGGTGAGTGACATGGCCGAGACACGCACAGCTATCGTGCGCGCCTCCCGCCTGCCCATGTCCATCATCATCGTGGGTGTGGGCAATGCGGACTTCTCAGACATGCGGCTGCTGGATGGCGACGACGGTACCTTGCGCTGCCCCCGAGGGGTGCCCGCGGCCCGCGACATCGTCCAGTTCGTGCCCTTCCGGGACTTCAAGGAT GCCGCACCCTCTGCGCTTGCTAAGTGTGTCCTGGCTGAGGTGCCCAGGCAGGTGGTGGAGTACTACGCCAGCCAGGGCATCAGCCCAGGGGCTCCCAGGCCTTGCACACCGGCCACGACCCCCAGCCCTAGCCCGTGA